One candidate division WOR-3 bacterium genomic region harbors:
- the yidC gene encoding membrane protein insertase YidC — translation MSDRTRTAMAFAIIIGILLIWTFFNRPARKQEVPEPVVQDTFMEPVESVEEEYTKVTEDTIVIDRRHVRLVLSTYGGSLASLYLKDYDVDIVPPGRHLFASSIKDSVNDVAQMSYAISDDSVTFFHGDEKKLVKTYRFDHDYGFSLRVKGDTSNHILSLKAGLNITEPKNEGDDLRNFNVYIKNEKVETVTKKIKDSYVYDSKLDWFALRTKYFILIVNHINGIDKVSFHKVPGEIEQIETRDASFGCYYMGGAKDRYGAEIVSEADLDISVLLLPMDRDHLAKYEEGYEEMASGGFWGPISRVIMAVLNFIYSLIGNYGFAIMIFGLLIKLIFFPLSRQMILSQHKMQMVQPELKKIQQKYKNDPQRVNQEMMHLYKTYKVNPLSGCLPLIIQMPIFFALFRTLTTSIEFRHANFIFWITDLSLKDPYYVLPISMGIMMVVQSLTTTIDPRQRLMIIFMPIVMVWIFINLPSGLQLYWFTYNIFTLLEHFITKRGGLK, via the coding sequence ATGAGTGATCGTACGAGGACCGCGATGGCTTTTGCCATCATCATTGGTATTTTACTTATCTGGACGTTCTTCAATAGACCTGCTCGAAAACAAGAAGTACCCGAACCGGTGGTCCAGGATACGTTTATGGAGCCGGTTGAATCTGTTGAAGAAGAATACACCAAGGTTACCGAAGACACGATCGTCATTGACCGCCGCCATGTCCGATTAGTATTGTCCACCTATGGTGGATCTCTGGCGTCCCTGTATTTAAAAGACTACGATGTCGATATTGTTCCTCCCGGCCGTCATCTCTTTGCGAGTTCAATAAAGGACAGTGTCAACGATGTCGCACAAATGTCTTATGCGATCAGCGATGATTCTGTTACTTTCTTCCATGGCGATGAAAAGAAATTGGTGAAGACCTACCGGTTTGACCACGATTACGGATTCTCTCTGCGCGTTAAAGGTGATACATCGAATCATATTCTCAGCCTGAAAGCGGGTCTCAATATAACCGAACCAAAGAATGAAGGCGACGACTTGCGCAACTTCAACGTCTATATTAAAAACGAAAAGGTCGAGACTGTAACAAAAAAAATCAAGGATTCTTATGTGTATGACAGCAAATTGGACTGGTTTGCCCTGCGTACCAAATACTTCATATTGATCGTTAACCACATTAATGGTATCGATAAGGTCTCGTTTCATAAGGTGCCGGGCGAAATAGAACAGATTGAAACACGCGATGCATCTTTCGGATGTTACTACATGGGTGGTGCCAAAGATCGTTACGGAGCAGAGATCGTCAGCGAAGCCGATCTGGACATCAGTGTTCTCCTGCTACCTATGGACCGTGATCATCTTGCCAAATACGAAGAGGGTTATGAAGAGATGGCTTCAGGAGGTTTCTGGGGACCGATCTCGCGAGTTATAATGGCAGTACTGAACTTCATATACTCACTCATTGGCAACTATGGTTTCGCAATAATGATCTTTGGGCTATTGATCAAACTGATTTTCTTCCCATTGTCGCGTCAAATGATATTATCCCAGCACAAGATGCAGATGGTCCAGCCCGAGCTTAAGAAGATTCAGCAAAAATACAAGAATGATCCCCAGCGAGTGAATCAGGAGATGATGCATCTCTACAAGACGTACAAGGTCAATCCACTCTCTGGTTGCTTGCCACTGATAATCCAGATGCCCATTTTCTTTGCCCTCTTCAGAACATTGACTACCTCCATAGAATTCCGCCACGCAAATTTCATTTTCTGGATCACTGACCTTTCGTTGAAGGATCCGTACTATGTTCTACCCATCAGCATGGGCATAATGATGGTGGTACAGTCACTGACAACAACTATCGATCCACGCCAGCGGTTGATGATAATCTTCATGCCGATCGTTATGGTTTGGATTTTTATCAATTTACCCTCGGGGCTACAATTGTACTGGTTTACGTACAACATATTTACTTTGCTTGAGCATTTCATAACCAAGAGAGGAGGACTAAAATGA
- the yidD gene encoding membrane protein insertion efficiency factor YidD has protein sequence MSLVLICLVRAYQLSIGKLLPRVCRFEPTCSTYAIEALREHGFFRGLALTLYRILRCNPLCNGGWDPVPKRMVGNE, from the coding sequence ATGAGTCTGGTTCTAATCTGCCTCGTTCGGGCATATCAGTTGTCCATCGGAAAGCTCCTCCCCAGAGTCTGTCGTTTTGAGCCCACGTGTTCGACATACGCGATCGAAGCACTAAGAGAACACGGGTTCTTCCGCGGTCTTGCTTTGACTTTGTACCGTATTCTGCGTTGTAATCCTCTCTGTAACGGTGGTTGGGATCCAGTGCCAAAAAGGATGGTTGGAAATGAGTGA